Proteins co-encoded in one Arachis hypogaea cultivar Tifrunner chromosome 13, arahy.Tifrunner.gnm2.J5K5, whole genome shotgun sequence genomic window:
- the LOC112735827 gene encoding uncharacterized protein, with amino-acid sequence MPQHSVDSIRSVHRGIGCRQSPRGIRMPEDVEEEDDEPSVGGDEVNEPGAGEDEVDEPSAGEDEVDEPGAGATDDSSNQAVRGKGYNLRVDPIRKSQNKWSPSEIKLRKGSKEDVPRWLKT; translated from the exons ATGCCACAACATTCTGTTGATTCGATTAGGAGTGTCCATAGAGGAATTGGATGTCGCCAATCCCCAAGAGGTATTCGTATGCCCGAGGATGTCGAGGAGGAAGACGATGAGCCTAGTGTAGGTGGGGATGAGGTTAATGAACCTGGTGCAGGTGAGGATGAGGTTGATGAGCCTAGTGCGGGTGAGGATGAGGTTGACGAGCCTGGTGCGG GTGCAACAGATGACAGCTCCAATCAAGCGGTTCGTGGCAAGGGCTACAATCTTAGGGTTGACCCGATTCGTAAAAGTCAAAATAAATGGAGTCCTTCAGAGATCAAGCTAAGAAAAGGCTCAAAAGAGGATGTTCCAAGGTGGCTCAAAACATga